From the genome of Rarobacter incanus, one region includes:
- a CDS encoding NUDIX hydrolase translates to MAESRIVVAAVCFVDDDGRVLTVRRSGTEPFILPGGKLRSDEGLASAALRAVDECLGITLQLVDLAWLGTWTALAANHPDHNVIATVFTAILPQEPVPGAGIEEIHWVDPNGIESGIKLAPLLEQFVLKSVA, encoded by the coding sequence ATGGCTGAATCGCGGATCGTTGTGGCCGCTGTGTGTTTCGTCGACGACGACGGTCGCGTCCTGACGGTGCGCCGCAGTGGGACCGAGCCATTCATCTTACCGGGCGGGAAGTTGCGTTCCGATGAGGGGCTGGCCAGCGCTGCGCTGCGCGCCGTGGACGAGTGCCTCGGGATCACCTTGCAACTGGTTGACTTAGCATGGCTCGGAACGTGGACGGCGCTCGCTGCCAACCACCCCGATCACAACGTCATCGCAACGGTGTTCACCGCGATACTGCCGCAGGAACCGGTTCCGGGTGCCGGTATCGAAGAGATTCATTGGGTCGATCCCAACGGCATCGAATCCGGAATCAAACTCGCCCCACTGCTGGAGCAGTTTGTGCTCAAATCGGTCGCCTAG
- a CDS encoding pyridoxal phosphate-dependent aminotransferase, protein MKVAKRARVPSFSVMDIVAEAASRRASGQDIVSLCVGEPVSGASEVVRARAQQLLASGDLGYTDPLGALALRSEIAGHYRRWYDAHVDPAQIAVTTGSSGAFMVAFLAAFDAGDVVAVARPGYPAYRNILNALGCEVLDIACGPDHDFRLTTDLLDAALRGRGRMDGLVVASPANPTGTMLDAAEVAAITSWCENHGVRLISDEIYHGIVYDPARWPGASAVEAVGGGAIVINSFSKYWAMTGWRLGWMILPPDLVTAADALTSNIALCPPSLAQFAAVAAFSDEGYGAAQREVERYARTREIMLEALPSIGWKRVAPPDGAFYLYADISDVADDATQYCRDVLDRTGVALAPGGDFDPVDGGKHVRVSLAAGENRVAEALSRLRER, encoded by the coding sequence GTGAAGGTTGCGAAGCGGGCGAGGGTGCCCTCGTTCTCCGTTATGGACATTGTTGCCGAGGCCGCAAGCCGGCGGGCGAGCGGGCAAGACATCGTGAGCCTGTGCGTGGGAGAGCCGGTGAGCGGCGCAAGTGAAGTGGTGCGCGCCCGCGCGCAGCAGCTCCTGGCAAGCGGCGACCTGGGCTACACGGACCCGCTCGGCGCCCTGGCGCTGCGCAGCGAGATCGCGGGGCACTACCGCCGGTGGTACGACGCGCACGTGGATCCGGCGCAGATTGCGGTCACGACCGGCTCGTCGGGCGCCTTCATGGTCGCCTTCTTGGCCGCCTTCGACGCCGGGGATGTGGTGGCAGTCGCGCGCCCCGGCTACCCCGCCTACCGCAACATCCTCAACGCGCTGGGGTGCGAGGTCCTCGACATTGCATGCGGCCCGGACCACGATTTCCGGCTCACCACCGATCTGCTCGACGCCGCGCTGCGCGGCCGCGGACGAATGGACGGGCTGGTCGTCGCGTCCCCCGCAAACCCCACCGGAACGATGCTGGACGCGGCCGAGGTTGCGGCGATCACGTCGTGGTGTGAAAACCACGGGGTCCGCCTCATTTCGGACGAGATTTACCACGGAATCGTCTACGACCCCGCGCGCTGGCCGGGCGCGAGTGCGGTGGAAGCCGTGGGCGGCGGAGCCATAGTTATCAACTCCTTTTCCAAGTACTGGGCGATGACCGGGTGGCGCCTGGGGTGGATGATCCTGCCGCCGGACCTGGTCACGGCAGCCGACGCCCTGACCTCGAACATCGCGCTGTGTCCGCCCTCCCTCGCGCAATTCGCCGCCGTCGCCGCGTTCAGCGATGAGGGATACGGCGCCGCGCAAAGGGAGGTGGAGCGTTACGCGCGCACCCGCGAGATCATGTTGGAGGCCCTGCCATCCATCGGCTGGAAGCGAGTCGCCCCGCCGGACGGCGCGTTCTACCTCTATGCGGACATCTCCGACGTCGCCGATGACGCGACCCAGTATTGCCGCGATGTGCTCGATCGCACCGGGGTGGCGCTGGCGCCCGGGGGCGATTTTGATCCCGTGGACGGGGGCAAGCACGTGCGAGTTTCACTGGCCGCGGGGGAAAATCGCGTGGCCGAGGCGCTATCGCGCCTGCGCGAGAGATAG
- a CDS encoding Ig-like domain-containing protein has translation MKRIVFAGACLAAGALISTALVPGAAQAAPVADAAARTSAVTTGSLTDTSSAQQRWLSVADSRVVLNPYDFDAAGNGNSEISYTGGKNLPLATGFYAHDKALHVRESLTTYALGTNDQYALNESFDSKPSGWTTGNAEATYSGGKVTVKNSGEKWGYLATPSMSLNVSVFTKLKIKIDSTSPASVGKWALKVNTGGSDDLSPALQADTTNTGELTFDIGAYFAQKNLTGVQDVSFRIWATTYGTAEDTVSYTMDSFQIFRGSTPEDGQLVKYTTSWQSGHGWTSKDTNPATMADGGVLTRSGSNYGYAQKQITSVNLTQTPMVTVAVGSTTGKWALKVSDGGSDKTIQGDTASTGTFTYNIASLTGWSGSKDIWFKLFQITDSGKSSSSTTFARFSVHSGGDGTAVSAANSVAYSWTPASDTMTGTYGAGTITTTDYFSANQLDGAVRRIVPALTGGAAPIVAGVVESATASYDQATGVLTIPTTYGTRAVALPAGTSVSFYTSKAAFLSNSSPTAAPTSASAYWSASLSASSTSFVGLGFSVNSGTNTELGVTWTNPYPGGPAAEAAAIATSSRDEGAAGIAHWTDHWDTYVASVPVVEDFSIQRVAAGGVTADQMEAFYYKAFLNLEMNVLPATPETGNMYRQVGTGKPSLWMHGTPGTRNVASWDSLLGMQQLAYTNADASWDSFIGMMKSVQMSGDAPTDTNGVSAKGALKGESLPSRKAQTAWILYSVSGDETKLNSIYDELYANLIWSSHNMRWIYSSNNYTDERDSEFVASLIYDLKFGIKVAQTLGKSADAAQFESMITDLTRDYEAWFFPTTSTTDSKGNPVTWTTVQKIYLTHLKGAQGCPWSDGSEGADYYNSAGQCVKAGWSFYTSTALIADQLSPEYKAKVLDRFLRDYKAGSQLAGLGSFAVKAPDIQLITYGLFDELGWSGGSNSAGYTWSTVTRSALIDMGTVLVNSFNRDMVKSGFFAEVYYQTGDGTDVSAAIGSRGVRPSLFGVSHYIDNIWIANGYRVDEGNPTFIRTQGATGGISGLTYMGKTFNLDISGNSINLTGKAVGGSVGLPRSVDVSQTGIPAQPEVSPQEPGTQSGDATLASLTYGGAPVPGFNAATTTYAVELPAGTTTAPTVAATPTDAKATAHIQQATSLPGTATVKVTAEDNTTATYTVAFTVAANPGTQSGDATLASLTYGGAPVPGFNAATTTYAVELPAGTTTAPTVAATPTDAKATAHIQQATSLPGTATVTVTAEDNTTATYTVAFTVAANPGAPTDPVPTTTTAPAAVSATYGTPARIAVAVHAGSKTATGTVTARQGSKLLGSATLQAGKANLVLDKTLSAGTHAVTLTFVPADAKAFAGSTAATRVTVAKARTKMAAAKITRGKAGKKGKAARSIKRTKKSTIKVTLRSVSGIAPTGTVTLKAGKRKLGKARIKVTAAGVATATIKVSKKSAKKIKKKTAIKAVYGGNANIAKATLKTGLRVIR, from the coding sequence ATGAAACGAATCGTCTTCGCCGGAGCCTGCCTGGCCGCCGGTGCGCTCATTTCCACCGCCTTGGTCCCCGGCGCCGCTCAGGCGGCGCCGGTAGCCGATGCCGCGGCCCGCACGTCCGCGGTCACGACGGGGTCGTTGACCGATACCTCGTCCGCGCAACAACGCTGGCTATCCGTGGCCGATTCGCGCGTAGTCCTCAACCCCTACGATTTCGACGCCGCCGGCAACGGTAACTCGGAGATCAGCTACACGGGGGGCAAAAACCTCCCGCTCGCAACCGGGTTCTACGCTCACGACAAGGCATTGCACGTGCGCGAGTCTTTGACGACCTACGCCCTGGGCACCAACGATCAGTACGCCCTGAACGAATCCTTCGACTCCAAACCGAGCGGATGGACCACGGGCAACGCGGAGGCCACCTACTCGGGCGGGAAGGTGACCGTCAAGAACTCCGGCGAAAAATGGGGCTACCTGGCCACCCCTAGCATGTCACTCAACGTGTCCGTATTCACCAAATTGAAGATCAAGATCGACTCGACCAGCCCCGCGTCGGTCGGCAAGTGGGCGCTCAAGGTCAACACGGGCGGCAGTGACGATCTATCCCCCGCCCTGCAGGCCGACACCACGAACACCGGCGAACTCACGTTCGACATCGGCGCCTATTTCGCGCAGAAAAACCTCACTGGCGTCCAGGACGTGTCCTTCCGCATCTGGGCAACGACGTACGGGACCGCAGAGGACACCGTCAGCTACACGATGGATTCGTTCCAGATATTCCGCGGCTCCACCCCCGAGGACGGGCAATTGGTGAAGTACACCACTTCCTGGCAATCTGGCCACGGGTGGACTTCCAAGGACACCAATCCCGCGACCATGGCCGACGGCGGAGTCCTGACGCGATCGGGTTCCAACTACGGCTACGCGCAAAAGCAGATCACCTCCGTGAACCTCACCCAAACGCCCATGGTCACCGTCGCGGTGGGCTCGACCACCGGCAAGTGGGCCCTGAAGGTATCCGACGGCGGCTCTGACAAAACGATCCAAGGCGACACCGCGAGCACCGGGACTTTCACCTACAACATCGCTTCGCTCACAGGTTGGTCCGGTTCGAAAGACATCTGGTTCAAGCTGTTCCAGATCACCGACTCGGGCAAATCATCGAGTTCGACAACCTTTGCTCGGTTCTCGGTCCACTCCGGTGGGGACGGCACGGCCGTCAGCGCGGCCAATTCGGTTGCATACTCCTGGACGCCCGCATCCGACACCATGACCGGGACGTACGGGGCGGGAACGATCACCACCACAGATTACTTCTCAGCGAACCAGCTGGACGGCGCGGTGCGCCGCATCGTCCCCGCCCTCACCGGCGGGGCGGCACCGATTGTCGCAGGCGTCGTCGAATCGGCCACGGCCTCCTACGACCAAGCCACGGGAGTCCTCACCATTCCGACAACGTACGGGACACGGGCCGTGGCGCTTCCCGCCGGCACCTCCGTCTCGTTCTACACCTCGAAGGCCGCGTTCCTGTCGAATTCTTCCCCCACGGCGGCCCCGACCTCCGCGTCGGCCTACTGGTCGGCCTCCCTGTCGGCATCGTCCACGAGCTTCGTGGGCCTCGGCTTCTCCGTCAACAGCGGCACCAACACGGAATTGGGCGTCACTTGGACCAACCCCTACCCGGGTGGCCCCGCCGCCGAAGCGGCCGCCATCGCCACTTCGTCGCGTGACGAGGGTGCCGCTGGTATCGCCCACTGGACCGACCACTGGGACACCTACGTGGCCTCCGTGCCCGTCGTCGAGGATTTCTCCATCCAGCGCGTCGCGGCGGGCGGAGTCACCGCAGACCAGATGGAGGCTTTTTACTACAAGGCGTTCCTGAACCTGGAAATGAACGTGCTCCCGGCGACTCCGGAGACCGGGAACATGTATCGGCAGGTCGGCACCGGCAAGCCTTCGCTATGGATGCACGGGACACCGGGCACGCGAAACGTCGCCTCGTGGGACTCCCTGCTCGGCATGCAGCAACTCGCCTACACCAACGCGGACGCGTCGTGGGACTCGTTCATTGGAATGATGAAGTCCGTCCAGATGTCCGGCGATGCGCCGACCGACACCAACGGCGTCAGCGCCAAGGGCGCCCTGAAGGGCGAGTCGCTGCCGAGCCGCAAGGCGCAAACGGCCTGGATCTTGTACTCGGTTTCGGGAGATGAAACCAAGCTGAATAGCATCTACGACGAGCTCTACGCGAACCTCATCTGGTCCAGTCACAACATGCGCTGGATCTACTCGTCGAACAACTACACCGACGAGCGCGACAGCGAGTTCGTTGCGTCACTCATCTACGATCTGAAGTTCGGGATCAAGGTCGCCCAGACCTTGGGGAAGTCGGCCGACGCGGCGCAGTTCGAATCCATGATTACCGACCTCACGCGGGACTACGAGGCGTGGTTCTTCCCCACCACCTCGACGACTGATAGCAAGGGCAATCCCGTCACCTGGACGACGGTGCAAAAGATCTACCTCACCCACCTCAAGGGCGCGCAGGGCTGCCCCTGGTCCGACGGATCCGAAGGCGCCGACTACTACAACTCGGCCGGGCAGTGCGTGAAGGCAGGGTGGTCGTTCTACACCTCCACCGCGCTCATCGCCGACCAGTTGTCCCCCGAATACAAGGCCAAAGTCTTGGACCGCTTCCTGCGCGACTACAAGGCTGGGTCGCAACTGGCCGGCCTGGGCTCGTTCGCAGTGAAGGCCCCCGACATCCAGCTGATCACCTACGGCCTGTTCGACGAACTCGGCTGGTCCGGGGGTTCGAACAGCGCGGGTTACACCTGGAGCACCGTGACACGTAGCGCACTGATCGACATGGGCACCGTCCTGGTGAACTCGTTCAACCGCGACATGGTCAAATCCGGATTCTTCGCCGAGGTCTACTACCAAACCGGTGATGGGACCGACGTCAGCGCCGCCATTGGCTCGCGCGGCGTGCGCCCGTCCCTGTTCGGGGTGTCGCACTACATCGACAACATCTGGATCGCGAACGGCTACCGCGTGGACGAGGGCAACCCCACGTTCATCCGCACGCAGGGTGCGACGGGCGGGATCTCCGGCCTGACCTACATGGGCAAGACCTTCAACCTGGACATTTCCGGGAACTCGATTAACCTCACGGGGAAGGCCGTGGGCGGCTCCGTGGGACTTCCGCGCAGCGTCGATGTCAGCCAGACCGGGATTCCGGCGCAACCGGAAGTTAGCCCGCAGGAGCCCGGCACGCAAAGTGGCGACGCCACCCTGGCATCGCTGACATACGGCGGCGCCCCGGTCCCCGGGTTCAACGCGGCGACAACCACCTACGCTGTGGAACTCCCGGCGGGCACCACCACCGCCCCAACGGTCGCCGCAACGCCAACCGACGCCAAGGCAACCGCCCACATCCAGCAGGCAACGAGCCTGCCGGGCACCGCCACCGTCAAGGTCACCGCCGAAGACAACACCACCGCAACCTACACGGTGGCCTTCACCGTCGCCGCCAACCCCGGCACGCAAAGTGGCGACGCCACCCTGGCATCGCTGACATACGGCGGCGCCCCGGTCCCCGGGTTCAACGCGGCGACAACCACCTACGCTGTGGAACTCCCGGCGGGCACCACCACCGCCCCAACGGTCGCCGCAACGCCAACCGACGCCAAGGCAACCGCCCACATCCAGCAGGCAACGAGCCTGCCGGGCACCGCCACCGTCACGGTCACCGCCGAAGACAACACCACCGCAACCTACACGGTGGCCTTCACCGTCGCCGCCAACCCCGGTGCACCCACGGATCCCGTCCCTACGACCACCACCGCCCCCGCGGCGGTCAGCGCCACCTACGGCACCCCGGCGCGCATAGCGGTCGCCGTGCACGCAGGCAGCAAGACCGCCACCGGCACCGTCACGGCGCGCCAGGGCAGCAAGCTCCTTGGGTCGGCGACGCTGCAAGCGGGGAAGGCGAACCTCGTCCTTGATAAGACGCTGAGCGCGGGTACCCACGCTGTCACGCTGACGTTTGTTCCCGCCGACGCCAAGGCGTTCGCCGGCTCGACGGCGGCCACCCGCGTAACGGTGGCGAAGGCTCGCACCAAGATGGCGGCGGCAAAGATCACGCGCGGCAAGGCCGGCAAGAAGGGCAAGGCCGCCCGATCGATCAAGCGCACCAAGAAGTCCACCATCAAGGTGACTCTGCGGAGCGTGTCCGGAATCGCCCCCACCGGCACTGTCACGCTGAAGGCCGGCAAGCGCAAGCTCGGTAAGGCGCGCATCAAGGTGACGGCTGCCGGGGTTGCGACAGCCACCATCAAGGTCAGCAAGAAGTCGGCAAAGAAGATCAAGAAGAAGACCGCGATCAAGGCGGTATATGGCGGCAATGCCAACATCGCGAAGGCAACCCTCAAGACGGGGCTGCGGGTTATTCGCTAA
- a CDS encoding low molecular weight protein-tyrosine-phosphatase translates to MGQFRIMTVCTGNICRSPMAESILRAALDSAGIADRARVDSTAITSEEVGNRIDPRAARELKAAGYDPLPRHRARRIRASDIQSSDLILPMTSGHARYLRRLAGSLEADIRMLRTFDPSSGATPQAAPADRPEWDIADPWYGGPTDFTYTRREIEAAAPGVVDYVADLLGEGIAR, encoded by the coding sequence ATGGGCCAATTTCGGATAATGACCGTGTGCACCGGCAACATTTGCCGGTCGCCCATGGCCGAATCGATCCTCAGGGCCGCGCTCGACAGCGCGGGCATTGCCGACCGGGCGCGCGTCGATTCCACCGCAATCACTAGCGAAGAAGTCGGCAACCGAATCGATCCGCGGGCGGCGCGCGAGTTGAAGGCCGCGGGTTACGATCCGCTCCCGCGCCACCGCGCCCGGCGCATTCGCGCATCGGATATCCAATCGAGCGACCTGATACTGCCGATGACCAGCGGACATGCGCGCTACCTGCGGCGGCTGGCCGGATCGCTAGAGGCCGACATCCGGATGCTGCGAACGTTCGACCCCAGCAGCGGGGCCACCCCACAGGCGGCCCCCGCCGACCGCCCTGAGTGGGACATTGCCGACCCGTGGTACGGCGGGCCGACCGACTTCACTTACACGCGAAGAGAAATCGAAGCGGCAGCCCCCGGGGTAGTGGACTACGTCGCTGACCTGCTGGGGGAAGGGATCGCACGGTAG
- a CDS encoding DUF4870 domain-containing protein, with the protein MTYQPAETPEPTPQDPAAPQQPFQQPGYQAPQQPYQQPGHQAPQQPYQQPYQQPGHQAPQQPYQQPGYGAPQAAGSADLGQAALTHLLGGILLWLGALIGWLISKDKSEFNNEEGKKALNFQIVVSAAIIVLSIVQGVVAGAATTATLNSIYATGSAASGGFLSLLSGLIGLVILATWVISLILGIKNYSAVKAGQPSSYPIKFALIK; encoded by the coding sequence ATGACTTATCAGCCCGCAGAGACACCAGAACCGACCCCGCAGGACCCGGCCGCACCTCAGCAGCCATTCCAACAGCCCGGCTACCAGGCACCCCAGCAGCCATACCAACAGCCCGGCCACCAAGCACCCCAGCAGCCATACCAACAGCCATACCAACAGCCCGGCCACCAAGCACCTCAGCAGCCATACCAACAGCCCGGGTACGGCGCGCCGCAGGCGGCGGGCTCCGCCGATCTGGGCCAGGCGGCCCTCACGCACCTGCTCGGCGGGATCCTGCTCTGGCTCGGAGCCCTGATCGGCTGGCTGATCAGCAAGGACAAATCCGAATTCAACAACGAAGAGGGAAAGAAGGCCCTCAACTTCCAGATCGTTGTTTCCGCGGCCATCATCGTTTTGTCAATCGTCCAGGGCGTGGTCGCGGGCGCGGCGACAACGGCCACACTCAACTCGATCTACGCGACCGGGAGCGCCGCCAGCGGCGGTTTCCTCAGCCTGCTGAGCGGCTTGATCGGCCTAGTGATCCTCGCCACGTGGGTTATCAGCCTGATCCTTGGCATCAAGAACTACAGCGCGGTGAAGGCCGGGCAACCCAGTTCGTATCCGATCAAGTTCGCCCTGATCAAGTAG
- a CDS encoding LacI family DNA-binding transcriptional regulator, producing MSEQAGRAPRRPTIADVARLAKTSRGTVSFVINDRPGVAPATRERVRKAMDELGWRPNQLARSLSTQRAYGIGFILARDPRALSSDPFFGPFIAGMEQKLDEAGQFLVLRFVSGKESEIQAYRDLAEQGRVDGFVLSDLRTDDPRIDLISSLGTHAVTLNVADTTTTIPAVSRSDEPGVLAAVDHLADLGHRHIAYVGGPAHYLHAIRRRATWQAALASRNLPEGRSVQSDFTAAGGSAATEQLLDLPARERPTAIVYANDLMAASGMSVAISRGIRVPQELSVVGYDDFELSAYLTPSLTTVRTDPMAWGVAAIDQLLRVIDGKPARDVALPHPVLVPRQSTGPAPRTR from the coding sequence ATGAGCGAGCAGGCCGGTCGCGCACCTCGCCGCCCTACGATTGCTGACGTTGCGCGCTTGGCGAAGACGTCCCGCGGGACGGTGTCGTTCGTCATCAATGACCGGCCCGGGGTTGCACCCGCAACCCGCGAGCGCGTTCGCAAGGCCATGGACGAACTTGGCTGGCGACCCAACCAGTTGGCTCGCTCCTTGTCAACGCAGCGCGCGTACGGGATCGGTTTCATCCTGGCACGCGATCCGCGGGCGCTGAGTTCGGACCCGTTCTTCGGGCCGTTCATTGCGGGCATGGAACAAAAATTGGACGAGGCCGGCCAGTTCCTTGTCCTGCGTTTCGTGTCGGGCAAGGAATCGGAAATTCAGGCGTATCGCGATCTTGCGGAGCAGGGACGCGTCGATGGGTTTGTCCTCTCCGATCTGCGTACGGATGATCCCCGGATCGATCTCATTTCGTCGCTGGGCACGCATGCGGTCACGCTCAATGTCGCCGATACGACCACCACCATCCCCGCGGTTTCCCGTTCGGACGAACCGGGCGTGCTGGCGGCGGTCGATCACCTTGCCGATTTGGGGCACCGGCACATCGCGTATGTCGGCGGGCCGGCGCACTACCTCCACGCGATCCGCCGCCGTGCGACTTGGCAGGCGGCGCTCGCATCCCGGAACCTCCCGGAGGGGCGATCGGTGCAATCCGACTTCACGGCGGCGGGGGGTTCTGCCGCAACGGAGCAATTGCTCGACTTGCCCGCGCGGGAGCGCCCGACGGCCATTGTCTACGCGAACGACCTCATGGCTGCCAGCGGGATGTCGGTGGCGATCAGCCGCGGGATCCGCGTGCCGCAGGAGCTTTCGGTTGTTGGGTATGACGATTTCGAGCTGTCCGCGTACCTAACTCCCTCGCTCACAACGGTGCGAACCGACCCGATGGCCTGGGGAGTCGCCGCCATCGATCAGCTCTTGCGGGTCATCGACGGCAAGCCCGCCCGCGATGTTGCGCTCCCCCACCCGGTGCTGGTTCCCCGCCAGTCGACTGGCCCCGCGCCCCGCACCCGCTAG